In a single window of the Chelonia mydas isolate rCheMyd1 chromosome 8, rCheMyd1.pri.v2, whole genome shotgun sequence genome:
- the LOC102941321 gene encoding protein SPO16 homolog isoform X9, with amino-acid sequence MEHKQLRRHNLAPIKVKVFFKLLESFTRDFIEDILMTPVTMAESGGQEKTRWITTVIMSSALQSHEVSASLQSQHHRVRYSDSVENGSMIFSLSGIAFLLADTQDVFKTGGELFLDRTEKFINIHRNSFLLLSAALHGPKEWDLIFRIQKRFLGSNLRVIPVHNTAEIVKLMLTIAKITCKPQIDNIRYRMLMAKAQIIDQSPVWKMLHKIQLDCI; translated from the exons tTTTCTTTAAGCTTTTGGAAAGTTTTACCAGAGATTTCATTGAAGACATATTAATGACCCCTGTGACAATGGCAGAAAGTGGTGGGCAGGAAAAGACAAGATGGATCACAACTGTTATCATGAGTTCAGCTCTCCAG agTCATGAAGTTTCAGCATCTCTACAGAGTCAACACCACAGAGTTCGATATTCAGATTCGGTGGAAAATGGATCCATGATTTTTTCTCTTTCCG GCATTGCATTTCTATTGGCAGACACACAAGACGTGTTTAAGACAGGAGGAGAACTGTTTTTAGACAGAACTGAGAAGTTCATAAACATTCATCGGAATAGTTTTTTGCTTTTGTCAGCTGCCTTGCATGGACCAAAAGAATGGGATTTAATATTCAGGATTCAGAAAAG ATTCCTGGGCAGTAATTTACGTGTAATTCCAGTTCATAACACTGCTGAAATAGTTAAACTCATGCTAACTATAGCCAAG atcACCTGCAAACCACAAATAGACAACATTCGCTACAGAATGCTAATGGCAAAAGCCCAGATCATAGACCAGAGTCCAGTTTGGAAAATGCTTCACAAGATCCAGTTGGATTGTATCTAA